Proteins from one Calderihabitans maritimus genomic window:
- a CDS encoding YlzJ-like family protein — protein sequence MLLYTPLPLEQVLEGYDKERRFQEIECQGAKILVEPIDLTRGRILRIFATDPRMYLNPQYEPGSMVEFVPYPEEAGI from the coding sequence ATGCTGCTTTACACTCCGTTACCCTTGGAGCAAGTGTTGGAAGGATACGATAAGGAACGACGGTTTCAGGAAATAGAATGTCAAGGAGCTAAGATTTTAGTAGAACCTATCGATCTAACCCGAGGTAGAATATTAAGAATTTTTGCCACCGATCCCCGGATGTATCTCAACCCACAATATGAACCGGGAAGTATGGTAGAGTTTGTTCCTTATCCGGAGGAAGCGGGAATATAG